Genomic segment of Limnochordia bacterium:
AGAGCGAGTCGAAAACCGTCTACGGTGGATTAACTCCTTCTTGATCGTTGCAAAAAAGGATTCTGCACAGGCATTGTCATAGCAATCGCCCTTAGCGCTCATACTCTGCTGTATATTCTTCTCGCTTAGTAGATCCCGGAAGGCATATGAGGCGTACTGTGAGCCGCGATCAGAATGGAAAATTAGACCCTCTAGCGGCCGTTCATTGGTAATAGCCTTGTTCATAGCGTCAATCACAAGTTCCTTCCCTATTCGGGCCGATAGGGCCCAACCCACGACTCTGCGAGAAAAAAGGTCAATAACTGTGGCTAGATAAAGCGTAAGCGTCAAAGCTAGCACACATACCTGCTTCTTGGTAGTGATGAGATAATCAATA
This window contains:
- a CDS encoding IS3 family transposase translates to MLALTLTLYLATVIDLFSRRVVGWALSARIGKELVIDAMNKAITNERPLEGLIFHSDRGSQYASYAFRDLLSEKNIQQSMSAKGDCYDNACAESFFATIKKELIHRRRFSTRSEATLAVVNYVVCWYNPHRIHSLLGDMSPQGYEQNYYKGLLAVA